One window from the genome of Asterias rubens chromosome 11, eAstRub1.3, whole genome shotgun sequence encodes:
- the LOC117296381 gene encoding pyruvate dehydrogenase E1 component subunit alpha, mitochondrial-like encodes MFSVVFRRMGNVSSRSSSGIRVAASRHLSSEQTEASFPVLDYKLHKLESGPSSEVTVTREDALKYYRQMQVIRRLETAAGNLYKSKEVRGFCHLYSGQEACAVGIVAAMKKDDAVITAYRAHGWTYLMGVPVGGILGELTGRRTGCAKGKGGSMHMYTKNFYGGNGIVGAQVPLGAGIATALKYSGSDNLCVSLYGDGAANQGQIFESYNIAKLWELPCIFVCENNKYGMGTAVERAAASTDYYTRGDYVPGIWVDGMDVLAVREATKYAADYCRSGKGPLVMEVETYRYSGHSMSDPGTSYRTRDEVQEIRQQRDPITNFRDRMTSSGLATAQELKAVDLGVRAEIDEANNKAKADPELPVTEAFTDIYSNNAPFLVRGVDPYSYHPSHVQKT; translated from the exons ATGTTTTCTGTTGTATTCCGGAGAATGGGGAATGTTTCCTCCCGCTCATCG AGTGGAATCCGGGTTGCAGCTAGCCGTCATTTAAGCAGTGAGCAAACAGAGGCTTCCTTTCCTGTTCTT gactacAAACTCCATAAGCTTGAGTCTGGTCCCTCTTCGGAAGTGACAGTCACCAGAGAAGATGCTCTGAAGTACTATCGCCAGATGCAGGTCATCAGACGTCTTGAGACGGCAGCTGGTAATCTCTACAAGTCCAAGGAGGTCCGAGGCTTCTGTCATCTATACTCTGGCCAG GAGGCCTGCGCAGTTGGCATTGTAGCCGCCATGAAGAAAGATGACGCAGTGATAACAGCGTACAGGGCTCATGGCTGGACATACCTCATGGGCGTACCTGTAGGGGGAATACTGGGTGAACTGACAG GTCGTCGGACAGGCTGTGCTAAAGGCAAGGGAGGCTCGATGCACATGTACACTAAGAACTTCTACGGTGGAAACGGCATTGTCGGAGCACAG GTACCTTTAGGAGCAGGAATCGCAACGGCCCTAAAGTACAGCGGCAGCGACAACCTCTGCGTATCGCTCTACGGGGACGGCGCAGCAAACCAGGGTCAAATCTTCGAGTCATACAACATCGCCAAACTGTGGGAACTCCCCTGTATATTCGTCTGTGAGAATAATAAGTACGGCATGGGGACAGCGGTGGAGAGAGCAGCGGCGTCTACTGATTACTACACACGCGGGGATTATGTGCCTGGAATCTGG GTTGATGGGATGGATGTACTTGCAGTTAGAGAAGCTACAAAATACGCCGCCGATTATTGCAGATCAGGAAAG GGTCCCTTGGTCATGGAGGTAGAGACCTACAGGTACAGTGGACACAGTATGAGTGACCCGGGTACGAGCTACCGTACTCGCGACGAGGTGCAGGAAATCCGCCAACAGAGGGATCCCATCACAAACTTCAGAGATAGGATGACCTCCAGTGGACTCGCCACAGCTCAAGAACTAAAG GCTGTTGACCTCGGGGTCAGGGCGGAAATCGACGAAGCCAACAATAAAGCCAAGGCCGATCCCGAACTACCAGTTACTGAAGCGTTCACCGATATCTACAGCAACAACGCTCCATTTCTAGTCCGAGGTGTTGACCCCTATTCGTACCACCCATCCCACGTGCAAAAAACATAA